The genome window GGACCGGGTCCTGCTGAAAGCCGATGCGGGCGTAGAAGGCGAGGGCCTCCTCATTGTCGGACCGGACCTGGAGGTTGATCTTGGGGCAGCCGAGGGCCCGGAGCCGCCGTTCGGCCTCGTCCATGAGGGCCCGGGCGATGCCGGACTTCTGCCGCTCGGGGAGGACGCCGAGGTAGTTGATCCAGCCGCGGTGTCCTTCGTAGCCGGCCATGACGGTGCCGACGATCGTTCCTTCGTCCTCGGCGACGAGGAACAGGTCCGGCTGCACCTGCTTCTTGCGGGCGATGTCGCGGGACGGATCGTTCCACGGGCGGGTGAGGCCGCAGGCCCGCCAGACGTCGATGACCTGGGCTTCGTCCGCGTCTTGAAACTCCCGCACCCGCATGATGTTCCTTCTGCTGAAAGCGCGCCTCGCGGCGCGGCGACCCGTTCCGGCCTCAAACCGGCACTGTAACGCCCGCGCGAGGCTTTGCTGCGGCAAGCCGGTTGTGCCGATCGGCCGCGGATCGTCTCTGGACTTGCGAATGCCGTTGCGGTTCGCGTTTGATTGCGGGTCGGGACCATTTTCTCAGCCGGAGATGTCGATGCCGAACATTCAGTGGATCGAGGAGAAGGACGCCGAAGGGGCTGCGGCCGCGGGGTATGCGGCTTACTTCCGCAAGCGGACGGACCGGACGACGGTGGCGCCGATCATCAAGTGTTTCAGTCACCGGCCGGACTTCATGCAGCAGGTGATGGAGTTCAGCTGGGGGCTGCATTTCTGTGACGGGCATCTCACCGAGAAGGTGAAGGAGATGATTGCGACCGTGGTCTCGGGGCAGAACCGGTGTCCGTATTGCATGCACTCGCACGCCTATTTCCTGAACGAGCATGGCGCCCCGGATGAGGCGGTGGCTTGCCTGGGGCGGGGGGAGATTGATGCCGCGCCGATTACAGACGCGGAGAAGGTGCTGATGCGGTATGTGAAGAAGCTGACGAACGAGTCGTACCGGTCGACGCCGGCGGATGCTCAGGGTTTGCGGGACGCAGGCTGGGCGGAGCCGCAGATTGCGGAGGCGGTGTATATCGCGGCGCTGTTTGCGTTCTTCAATCGTGTGGCGAATGCGTTTGGGTTGGCGGATCCGCAGTATTACCAGATGGAGAATCGAACCGATCCGTTGGCGGGGTTCTTGAAGCCGGTCGGCGCCGAGTGACCGCGCCCTTGCCGGCACAGCGATGCCACCTCAAACCCAACGTGCGACGGCAGCCTGGGGTCAAGGGGCCAAGAAACAACACAGGCCCCCTTGCCGCCGGAGGCACTTCTATGAGGAACCGTGGGACGCAACGGATGTCCCCTTTGTGTCACCGGCGTGGAGGACTCACCGCTCGCTTTGTAATCCTCGCGGGTTGATGTGGGGGCATACGGCACGGTGTCCGCGCTTGGACACGCACTCCTTCAGACATCTCTCGACGGCGAGGCCTCCGGCGGGCAAAGGGGCCTTGCCCCTCTGCACTCCCCACCAGGGTGCCCCTGGACCCGGTATGGGGTGCGGCGCTTCGCATCGACGGGAATTGATGCCTCTCTTAGACTGAACGGAACCTCCTGGAGCGAGCGCTATGCCTCCTTTGTCACGCCGCGACTTCTTCCACTGGGCCACCTCCGGACTCGGCGGAGCCGCACTCGCCTCCCTCCTCAACACACCCTCCCTCCAAGCCGCCGGCTCGCCCCCCGAAGCCCGAGATCCCTGGCCACACCACCCAGGCAAAGCCCGCCGCGCCATCCACATCTGCCTCTGCGGCGGACTCAGCCAGGTCGACTCCTTCGACTACAAACCGACCCTCGAGACCTACCACGGCAAAAAGTTCGGCGGCATCGAGTCCGCCGACGTCTTCTTCGGACAGATCGGCCTCCTCCGCCAGAGCGACTGGGCCTTCCGACAACGCGGCGAAGCCGGACTCTGGGTCTCCGAACTCTTCCCCCACCTCGGCGACGTCGCCGACGAACTGACCATCATCCACTCGATGTTCGCCGAGACATCGAACCACACCCCCGCCACCTTCCAGGAAAACACCGGCTTCCGACTCAACGGCTTTCCCACCGCCGGAGCCTGGCTCTCCTACGGTATGGGGGCCGAGACCGAAGACCTCCCCGCCTATGTCGTCATCCCCGACAACCGCGGCATCCCGGCCGGAGGATCGATCAACTGGAGCAACGGCTTCCTCCCCGCCCGGCATCAGGGAGTCATCCTCCGCAGCCAGGGGAAGGCGGTCGAAGACCTGTTCCCCGCCCGCGACATCCCCAAAGAGACCGAAGCCGCCTCCCGCGATCTGCTGGCGGCCATGAACCGCGACCACCTCGACCGCCACGACGGAGACGACGCCCTCGCCGCCCGCATGCGGAGCTACGAACTGGCCGCGCGGATGCAGCTCGCCGTCCCCGAAGTGACCGACCTCGACGGCGAAACCGCCGCGACGCACGCGCTCTACGGCCTCGACCGGGACGAAACGCGCGACTTCGGACGGACCTGCCTCCTGACGCGGCGGCTGCTGGAGAAAGGGGTCCGGTTCGTCCAGATGTACTCCGGCGGCGCGTTCGGCTCGCCGCGGATCAACTGGGACGGACACGAGGACATGAAGCAGAACCACGGCCAGGAGGCGCTACGGATCGACCGGCCGATCGCGGGACTCCTCCGCGACCTCCGTCAGCGGGGAATGCTCGAAGACACGCTCGTCCTGTTCACGAGCGAGTTCGGACGGACCCCCTTCACGCAGTCCGCCTCAGACGTCCTGGGCAAAGGCCGCGACCACAACCAGTACGGGTTCACGACCTGGATGGCGGGCGCGGGACTCAAGCACGGAATCGCGTACGGCGCCACCGACGAGATCGGCTGGAAGGCGGTCGAAAACCAGGTCCACTGGCACGACTTCCACGCGACGGTGCTGCACCTGCTGGGACTCGACCACACGCGGCTGACGTTCTACCACAACGGAATCGAACGGCGGCTGACGAACGTGCACGGGGAAGTCGTTCACGGACTGCTGGCGTGACATGACATCAGGCCAAATTCCAAAGGAGCGTCTACTTAGAACTTCGTCAGCAACGCTCCACCAGTTACGAACGAACCGGCTTCTTCAATGTGATGCGGTTCGATCTGCTCACGATCCTCTAGGTCCGCAATGGTTCGGGCGACTTTGGCGAGCCGGTCCATCGAGCGTGTCGACAGGCTCGTACTCTCGATGAACCGCTTGTAGCTGGACAATCCATCCGACGTCAGGTCGCAGTACTCCAAGACATGACCGCCGGGGATCGCTGCGTTACACGGAATCGATGTTCCATTGAAACGCTGATGCTGACGTTGCCGGGCCTTCTCGGTCTGCGCGCGCATGCGAGCAGAAACACCTTCTTCCGTCGGAGCGAAGCGCTCATCAACGCTGAGTCGATCCATGTCCACTTTCAGATCGATTCGATCAAGGATGGGGCCACTTAGCTTCTTCTGATACTTGTCAACCTCACCCTTTCGACAAGTGCACTGTGGGGTGCCGAAATAACCGCATGGGCACGGGTTCATCGCGGCGACAAGCGAGAATCGACATGGGTAGCTGACCGTGGCGTTGACTCTTGAGATAGTCACTTCACCGGACTCCAGAGGCTGGCGAAGTGCCTCCAGCGTTGAGCCGCTGAATTCCGCTAACTCATCAAGAAAGAGCACTCCCAAATGAGCCAACGTGATTTCGCCCGGTCTCGCAACACCGCTGCCCCCTCCGACGAGAGACTGCTTCGAAGCGGAGTGATGTACTGTCCGCATAGGACGACGAGTCACGGCCAGGCCGTCTCGCGACAGGGCGTCGCAGGCGGAGTAGATCTTGGTGAGAAGAACCTTTTCGTCATCCTTGAGCCGCGGCAAGATGCCGGCAATAGCACCTGCGATCAGCGACTTGCCCTCACCTGGAGGACCAATCATGAGGAGATTGTGCCCTCCCGATGCGGCGATCATCGCCGCACGTTTAGCACGGGCCTGTCCGCGGACCTTACCGAAATCCACGGCTCGATCGATTGCATTCTCGAACTCAATTGGCTTCGAGAGAGCATTCTCCAGCCCCTTCCGTCCTCCAAAAAACTCCACCACCTCTTCCAGCAAAGAAACGGGAAACACGCCGCAACCTTCGTGTCCCGGCTTGGCGAGAATCAGAGCGCATTCTTTCTCATTCCCCGTAGGCACAATTAGCTTCTGACCGGGTTTCGCCTCGTAGGCAAGGGACAGCGCGCCAGGCACACGTCGCACCTCGCCATGGAGGCCCAGTTCCCCCATCAAGAGGTAGTCCCCCTATTTGTGTTCAGCAAGATCCGGTAACAAGCCGGCGGCCTGAAGCATGATGATCGCGAGAGGAAGATCGAGCCATGTGCCGTCCTTAGGCAGGTCTGCGGGCGCAAGATTGATCAGGATCTCAACCTGCGGCTCGGGAACTCGGAGTTTCGCAAAGGCGCCGGAGATTCGAGACAGAGCTTCGCGCACGACGCTGCCGGCCATCCCGGAGATCTCTACAGCATTTCTCCAAGGACAAGGCTCGTCGAAAACGGAAACAGCTCGGGCCTGCAGCTCAATCACTCGTCCTTCGATTCCGAAGACGACTCCGCCATTCAAAGAGTGATCGCGATTCAGTAACTCAAGAAGTTCTCGCTTCGAAAGAAACGGTCGAAACAAAGTCTTGTTGACTGCCATGGCCCTTGCTCGCATCAGAAGAGAGTCAGCACCATTGAGAATGGTAAACCAGCGGACTGACCTGTCTCAAACTGAGCCCGTGGAGGTCGAGACGCCGGTGAACGGAGTTCTTCACTCGGTCAGGTTCGGAAGCCCGAGCGTGCGGCCGTAGAGCCGCGTCAGGTCCGCGCGGTTCATTCCGTAGGCTCGCGTCAGGCTGTCTTCCCACTCGAGACCTTCCTTGATCCCGTTGAAGAAGAGCTTGAACTGCTCCGGGTTGATCTTGAGCAGGAGCTCCACCATCGAGCTGGCGATCCCGTACTGGTCGCGGTTCAGCCCTTCCAGGTCGTAGAACGGTCCCAGCCGGCCCGCGTTCGTGACCACTTCCGCCCCCGCCCGCTGGCGGCGGCCGATCTCTCCCGCTTTCCCTTCCTTCGGGACGATCGCCGCCGCGACCCACTCCGCGATCCCCTCATTGACCCAGGTGGTGACGAAGGTCGAGGTCTTGACCCGATGGATGTAGCCGTGGGCGGTCTCATGGACGAGGACCGCGGCAAAGAAGTCCGGATTCTCTCCCCGATAGCAGGAGATCGTCACCGCCCCGAGCGTGTTGGCGTGGCAGATCCCCTGGGCGCCGACGGCGTTGGGGTTGTCCATGAACCGCGTCTCGTATTCGTAGAAGTCCCCCCGGTTCGTGAAACAGACGACCGGACACTTTCCCTGCCAGACATTCGTCCCGGGCTTGATCCCGAACGCCTGCCCCAGGAATTCGTACATCTTGTCGAGGTGTGCGGTGAACGGAGCGGCCTGGCCGGCCGGCATATCGGTGAAGAAGAGGAAGTACTTCGTTTCGTGAAGCTGCATCGGCAGGCGGCCGAAGTGCTGCCCCACCTTCTGCAGCTCCTCCTTCTGCTTCGTCGTCTCCTTGCCGATCTCCTCCTGCGAGAGTTCCCCCCAGAACTTGTGATACTGCGTCTTGGCCAGCCGGCTGCTGATTTCTTCTGTCCGGGCCGCGAGGTCGTCGAGGACGTACATCTTCTGCGTCGGCAGGTAGCTCAGCGGATAGACGACCGACTCCGCCTCGATCTGAAACACTTTCTCGGCGTTGATCTTCCGCGACGTCTTGCCGTTCAGCAGGACGTCGATCGACCGGAACCGGTCCGCCTGCTTCCCCGTCACGAACTTCTTGATGACGACGTTCTCTTCCTCGTCGCCGTTTCTCATGAGCAGCTTGACCGTCTGGCCCTGGAGAGCCTTCAGCTGCTCCTCATCGAGGGCGTGCTCGAACGCCGCCCGCTCGACCGGGTCCTTCCCGGCCGTGGCGGACGAGAGCGCCAGCGAATTCTGCGCGGACTTCTGCTGACCCTGCGCCCAGAGGGGTGTTCCTGAGAGACATCCGCACAGCACGAGAGAACCAAGCCAGAAGCGCCGCATGAGACCAATCCTAACCGGGCCCGGAAATCGACCGCCCTTCCTCAAACAGCCTACCCGCCCTCCGCTGACAATTCGATGTTGCGCGGCTCGGACGGAAGCCCGGAAGAGGCCGGACAGTGATCGTTCGACGGGCGACGTGGCGTTCCGGAGACCTCAATCGTGGGGCTTTGGACCATAATTCCTTGCCGACAGCCTCTCCGGATCACCGGCATAGCACTTGCCAACGCTGCTTGGGCCGAGGAGGAGTGCAATGCGTGCCGGACTGGGAGTGACGTGGCTGATGCTGGCGGCGATGACCGCCTGGGGGGCGGAGAAAGCGACGCCCAAGCTGCCGGACCGCTTTCAGCCGACCGATACGTCCCGACTCATGGGATCCCCCGATCCGCTGCCACTGGAAGCGGTCCGGGCGTTCCCCAACCTGACCTTCGAGCGGCCGGTCGAGCTGACCGCGCCGAACGATGGCTCGCACCGCAACTTCGTGCTGGAGCAGAAGGGGCGGATTCTCGTCTTCGATGATCGCGACGACGCCAAGGGGGCGGCGACGTTCCTCGACCTGCGCGATGTCGTGCTCTCCAAAGGAAACGAAGAGGGGCTGCTCGGTCTGGCCTTTCATCCGCAGTACCGGGAGAACGGCCAGTTCTTCGTCTACTACTCGACGAAGCCCAGGGCGTCGGTGATTGCGCGGTTCCGCGTCCAGAAGGACGATCCGAACAAGGCCGACCGGGACTCCGAAGAAAGACTGCTCGTCATTCCGCAGCCGTACGAGAACCACAACGGCGGCAGCATGCGGTTTGGCCACGACGGATTCCTGTACATCGGCCTGGGGGACGGCGGCCTCCGCGACGATCCGCACAGCAATGCTCAGAACCGGGGGACGCTGCTCGGCAAGATCCTGCGGATCGATGTCGATCATCCGTCCGACGATCGTCCCTACGGGATCCCGAAGGACAACCCGTTCGTCGGCAAGGCGGGAGCGAAGGAAGAGATCTGGGCCTATGGCTTCCGGAACCCGTGGCGGATCGCCGTCGACCGCCGCTCCGGGGAGCTCTGGACCGGAGATGTCGGGCAGGACCGGTTTGAAGAGATCGACCTTGTCCGCCGCGGCGGCAACTACGGATGGAACATCCGCGAAGGGTTCCATGACTTCGAGCCGAGCGATCCCGAGAAGCCGGCGGACCTGATTGAGCCCCTGGTCGAATACTTCCGGACGGACGGTCAGTCGGTGACCGGAGGAGTGGCTTATCGCGGCCCGTCGCTCCGGGAGTACGACGGGGCGTACTTCTACGGCGACTACCTCACCGGCAAGGTCTGGGTGATCCGCCGTGAAGGAGAGCGAGTTTCCGAGAATCCGCAGGTGGCGGAGACGAATCTGCAGATCGCCGCTTTTGGCGAGGACGCCCAGGGGGAGATGTACCTGTGCGCGTTCGACGGTGGCCTGTACCGGCTCGCGCCGTCGGGCAAGGATCGGAAGGCGATCGCTGCCGCGTTTCCGCGGAAGCTGTCGGAGACGGGGCTGTTCCGGTCGGTAGCCGGGAATGAGCCGGTGGAGAGTCTGATCCCGTACGAGGTGAACGTTCCGTTCTGGTCCGACTTCGCCGTGAAGGAGCGGTTTGTTGCCCTGCCGAAGGCGGGGTCCATCACGTTCCATGAGCGGGACAAGTGGGAGTTCCCGGTTGGGACTGTCTTTGTGAAAACGTTCTGGATGCACCAGGACCGGGTCCGCATGGAGAAACCGCGACGGCTGGAGACCCGGCTCTTCGTTCACTCGCCGGAGGGGTGGAAGGGGTACACCTACGTCTACAACGACGACGAGACGGAGGCGACCCTACTGGAGGAAGGCGAGACGCGGCCAATTGAGATCGAGACGGCGAAGGGGACGATTTCTCAGCCGTACTACTTCCCCGACCGGGCCGACTGCATGGCCTGTCATACGAAGGGGGAGGGGTTTGTGCTGGGTCTGAACACGCGGCAGATGAACCGGACGCTGACGTGCGGTGAGGGGTCGGCCAATCAGATCGATCTGTTTTCGAAGCTGGGTTTATTCAAGAGCGTTCCGGACAAGCCCGCGAAGGAGCAGGACGCTTTTCCGGAGTGGGGATTTGGGAACTGGGATCGGAGTCCACAACACGGCTCCGGTTCGGCCCCGAAATCCTCCCCCCTGGGGGACACGGACGTCCTCGCGCGGGCCTGGTTGGAGGTGAATTGTGTTGTGTGTCACCGGCCGTCGGGGATTGCGCCGGGGAACCGGGACTTCCGGTTTCATTCGCCGCTGGAGTCGGTGAATGTGGTGGACAAGCCGCCGGGTCAGAGGCGGCGGTTGCCGGAGTCGTGGCGGCTGGTGAAGCCGGGGGAGCCGGCGGAGTCGGATTTGTTCCAGCGGATTGCGCATCGTGGTGAGCGGCAGATGCCACCGCTGGCGACGCGAGTGGTGGATGAAGATGCGCTGCGGATCATCGAGAAGTGGATCCGCGAGTTACCACAGAAGGCCCCATAGAGCCGGGTCCAGGGGCACCCTGGTGGGGGATGCAAGGGGGTCACACCCCCTTGCCCGCCGGAGGCTTTGGCCGTCGAGAGATGCCTGAAGAAGATCGTGTCCAAACGCGGACAGCGTGCCGTATATCCCCACACCAACCCGCTGGGAGCACAAAGCGGACGCCCGTTGTGTTCCACGGTTCCTCATGGAAGCGCCTCCGGCGGCAAGGGGTGAGACCCCCTTGACCCCGGCTGCCGTCGCACGTTGGGTTTGAGCTATACAGCGGTGCCGGCAAGAGCGGTTTAGAGATCGTCGGCCAGTGACTTCGCTTCCGCCGTCTTCGTCCGCTCCAGATACAGCTTCTTGTGCGACAAAGCGAACGTCGCGTAGCTGTCCGTCCCATAAACCTCAAGCTGGGACGCCTTGTTCTCCCACGTCAGCGTCCGCTTGGCGTCATCGCTTCGCGTCGGCGGCCCATACTTCTCCGTGAAAGCCCGCTTGATCAGGCTCTCGGCCCCCGGACCGCGAACGGTCCCGTAGATCCGGACCAGCTTGTCGTCTGCAAACCCGTAAGCCAGCTGCTCGATCGGCAGTCCCGCCGCGGTCAGCTTCTTGTACTCGGGACGCTCAAACTCACCGACGATCGCGCACGCCTTCATGTCGCCGACCATCTCGACGACCGGAATTGTCCGCCGGTTGCCATACCGGTCGATCGTGTCCCGCTTGTGCCGGGTCAGAACCTCCTCCAGCGTGGTCTTGCCGATCACGTCCCCTTTGAACGCGTATCCAGCGGAGCTCCCCCAGCAGCCGCTCATCCCGAGCGCTGTGGCGAGAATTCCAATGACCACCGCTGTCTGCCGCATGGGCGACACCCCTTCCGTGCGACTTTTTCCTTTCTGTCATATCGGCGTCCGCCCGCCCCGAGACGCCGCCCAATTCCGCGGGAACAACCACCCATTCGCGAACCGCTCACACAACCGAGACAGCTTTTCGCTCTTGCCCAGCCGGCAAAGTTTGACAGGGGAGGCGGAAGGCTTAAGGCCGAAGGGGGAAGGAAGAGGTTTTTCGCAAGGTTTTTGGAGGGACTGTGAGGATGTCGGTACGGCGGAAATCGCACGGAATGCCCCTCCGGTCTCTCTACCTTCAGCCTTCCGCCTTCCGCCTCAAGCCTCCCCCTCTCCCCCCGCTTGAATCCCCTTCCGCTCAGCCGTAGCATCGGCGACCTTTGATTTTCCGTGCCTTTGCGTTTGCGGGGAGCCTCGCCACTCATGTCCCAGCCTGGTTCAAGCGAAAGTATCAAGAGCGTCCTCCACGAGACGCGCCGGTTCCCCCCGCCTGCCGATTTCACCGCCCAGGCCAACATCTCCTCCGAAGAGCAGTACCAGGAGATGTGGAACCGGGCCAAGGACGACCCCGCCGGCTTCTGGGGGGAGATCGCCACCGAGACCCTGAGCTGGTCCAAGCCCTTCGACAAGGCGTGCGAAGGGACGATGCCGAACACGAAGTGGTTCGGCGGCGGCCAGATCAATGCCTGCTACAACTGCGTCGACCGCCATGCCCTGACGTGGCGGAAGAACAAGGCCGCGATCATCTGGGAAGGGGAACCGGGCGATACCCGCGTCCTGACCTACGGCGACCTCCAGCGCGAAGTCTCGAAGTTCGCCAACGTCCTCAAGCAGCTCGGCGTCGAGACCGGTGACCGCGTCACCCTCTACATGCCGATGATCCCCGAGCTGGCGATCGCCATGCTGGCCTGCGCCCGGATCGGCGCGACGCACTCGATCATCTTCGGCGGCTTCTCCGCCGACGCGGTCGCCGACCGCAACAACGACGCCCAGTCCAAGGTGGTCGTCACCGCCGACGCCGGCTGGCGGCGCGGTAAGGAAGTCCCCCTCAAGTCCGCCGTCGACGAGAGCCTCAAGAAGTCGACCACCGTCGAAAAGGTGGTCGTCGTCCGCCGCACCGGCTCGCCGGTCAACATGGTCCCGGACCGGGACTACTGGTGGCACGACCTGATGGCCAAGGCCTCCGCCGACTGCGAGGCGGTTGCGGTCGACGCCGAGCATCCGCTCTTCATCCTCTATACGTCCGGCTCGACCGGAAAGCCCAAGGGGGTCCTGCACACGACCGCCGGGTACCTGCTGGGCGCCCAGATG of Planctomyces sp. SH-PL14 contains these proteins:
- a CDS encoding GNAT family acetyltransferase, with translation MRVREFQDADEAQVIDVWRACGLTRPWNDPSRDIARKKQVQPDLFLVAEDEGTIVGTVMAGYEGHRGWINYLGVLPERQKSGIARALMDEAERRLRALGCPKINLQVRSDNEEALAFYARIGFQQDPVLSLGKRLVQDEPRPGNT
- a CDS encoding carboxymuconolactone decarboxylase family protein; translation: MPNIQWIEEKDAEGAAAAGYAAYFRKRTDRTTVAPIIKCFSHRPDFMQQVMEFSWGLHFCDGHLTEKVKEMIATVVSGQNRCPYCMHSHAYFLNEHGAPDEAVACLGRGEIDAAPITDAEKVLMRYVKKLTNESYRSTPADAQGLRDAGWAEPQIAEAVYIAALFAFFNRVANAFGLADPQYYQMENRTDPLAGFLKPVGAE
- a CDS encoding DUF1501 domain-containing protein, with amino-acid sequence MPPLSRRDFFHWATSGLGGAALASLLNTPSLQAAGSPPEARDPWPHHPGKARRAIHICLCGGLSQVDSFDYKPTLETYHGKKFGGIESADVFFGQIGLLRQSDWAFRQRGEAGLWVSELFPHLGDVADELTIIHSMFAETSNHTPATFQENTGFRLNGFPTAGAWLSYGMGAETEDLPAYVVIPDNRGIPAGGSINWSNGFLPARHQGVILRSQGKAVEDLFPARDIPKETEAASRDLLAAMNRDHLDRHDGDDALAARMRSYELAARMQLAVPEVTDLDGETAATHALYGLDRDETRDFGRTCLLTRRLLEKGVRFVQMYSGGAFGSPRINWDGHEDMKQNHGQEALRIDRPIAGLLRDLRQRGMLEDTLVLFTSEFGRTPFTQSASDVLGKGRDHNQYGFTTWMAGAGLKHGIAYGATDEIGWKAVENQVHWHDFHATVLHLLGLDHTRLTFYHNGIERRLTNVHGEVVHGLLA
- a CDS encoding YifB family Mg chelatase-like AAA ATPase is translated as MGELGLHGEVRRVPGALSLAYEAKPGQKLIVPTGNEKECALILAKPGHEGCGVFPVSLLEEVVEFFGGRKGLENALSKPIEFENAIDRAVDFGKVRGQARAKRAAMIAASGGHNLLMIGPPGEGKSLIAGAIAGILPRLKDDEKVLLTKIYSACDALSRDGLAVTRRPMRTVHHSASKQSLVGGGSGVARPGEITLAHLGVLFLDELAEFSGSTLEALRQPLESGEVTISRVNATVSYPCRFSLVAAMNPCPCGYFGTPQCTCRKGEVDKYQKKLSGPILDRIDLKVDMDRLSVDERFAPTEEGVSARMRAQTEKARQRQHQRFNGTSIPCNAAIPGGHVLEYCDLTSDGLSSYKRFIESTSLSTRSMDRLAKVARTIADLEDREQIEPHHIEEAGSFVTGGALLTKF
- a CDS encoding magnesium chelatase domain-containing protein — translated: MAVNKTLFRPFLSKRELLELLNRDHSLNGGVVFGIEGRVIELQARAVSVFDEPCPWRNAVEISGMAGSVVREALSRISGAFAKLRVPEPQVEILINLAPADLPKDGTWLDLPLAIIMLQAAGLLPDLAEHK
- a CDS encoding PQQ-dependent sugar dehydrogenase, with the protein product MRAGLGVTWLMLAAMTAWGAEKATPKLPDRFQPTDTSRLMGSPDPLPLEAVRAFPNLTFERPVELTAPNDGSHRNFVLEQKGRILVFDDRDDAKGAATFLDLRDVVLSKGNEEGLLGLAFHPQYRENGQFFVYYSTKPRASVIARFRVQKDDPNKADRDSEERLLVIPQPYENHNGGSMRFGHDGFLYIGLGDGGLRDDPHSNAQNRGTLLGKILRIDVDHPSDDRPYGIPKDNPFVGKAGAKEEIWAYGFRNPWRIAVDRRSGELWTGDVGQDRFEEIDLVRRGGNYGWNIREGFHDFEPSDPEKPADLIEPLVEYFRTDGQSVTGGVAYRGPSLREYDGAYFYGDYLTGKVWVIRREGERVSENPQVAETNLQIAAFGEDAQGEMYLCAFDGGLYRLAPSGKDRKAIAAAFPRKLSETGLFRSVAGNEPVESLIPYEVNVPFWSDFAVKERFVALPKAGSITFHERDKWEFPVGTVFVKTFWMHQDRVRMEKPRRLETRLFVHSPEGWKGYTYVYNDDETEATLLEEGETRPIEIETAKGTISQPYYFPDRADCMACHTKGEGFVLGLNTRQMNRTLTCGEGSANQIDLFSKLGLFKSVPDKPAKEQDAFPEWGFGNWDRSPQHGSGSAPKSSPLGDTDVLARAWLEVNCVVCHRPSGIAPGNRDFRFHSPLESVNVVDKPPGQRRRLPESWRLVKPGEPAESDLFQRIAHRGERQMPPLATRVVDEDALRIIEKWIRELPQKAP